The Comamonas sp. 26 DNA window GAGCTCTGCACATCCCAGTAAGCGGGCGAATTTTGATCACGATCGCGGCCTGTTGATGCCAGCAGTTCCAGCTTTGGGCTATGTGCGCCCTTGGCAGATTTCTGGCCCGCTTCTGCAGCCTGCACCAGCGCCTGCTTGGACAGCAGCAAAGGACTTGCGCGCAGCGAGTCTCCAAAATCCTTGGCAGCACCAGAAACAGGCAGCTTGCCAGTCACATCAGGTACAGGGTCTAGCGTTGCGGCAGGGTACTCCCCTACCACACGGCGATAGCGCTGCATGACATCGTTGAGGTTGTTGCTCTCTGTCATCAGATTGCTCTGAGCCAGAGACAAACGGCCACTGGCCTGCTCCATATCCACACCGCGGCCCACGCCAGACTGCTGGCGCTCACGCAATTGACTCAGTGTTGTCTGGTGCGTGCCAAAGTTCTCACGCGCCAGCTTTTCCATCTCGCGGTAACGCTGCACATCCAGATAGGCCGCTACGGCATCGTTGGCCAGGCTCTCTGTCGTTGCGCGCAGGTCATAGAACTTAGCCAGCTTCTCAAAACCCAATTGGCGAATGTTGCTGCTGGTGGTGAAGCCATCAAAAATCAGCTGACGCAACTGCAAATTCCAGCCAGGACGGCTCCAGTCCTGCGATGGCGAGTCTTTGATATGACTGCGCCACTCCTTGCCAATCCAGCCCTGAGCCGTCACCTGCGGACGCCAGCCACCCCGCGCTACGTTTTGCCCCTCCATCGAGGAGTTGAAGTCCTGAAACCGTGCCTGTATCTCTGGATGAGTCATCAGCACTTTTTCTACCACATTCTGCACCCCTGCCCCCTGCTCACTCGCCTGCTGGGCATTCATTCCCGTTTGAGCTTGAGTTTGAGCCATACCTCCCGCAGCCCAAGACCCAAGTCCCAAAGATGCCAGGACTTGCACGATTTGGCGAATTTTCATTTTTACATCCCAATAATTGACTTCCAGCAGGCAACGCCAAGCACTTCCTGCCACATACATGGCAAGTTACGCGCCTGATAACCACCAGGTCGCTCCAACTGGAAACTGTTTTTGATAGCAGACTCAGACCTCAAGCCATGAGTATGGCAATACTTTTCGGTCCCAAAGTCAAAACAGGAATCGCATGATTCCGTAAGTCACAGCCACACCTGACTCCACTACTCAACGTAGGCCGCTATGGAATAGATGCAGCACAAGAGCGGTAGCAGCAGCAGTCAGCGCCAGAAATGCACACAAACGACAAGGCAGCCTAGGCTGTCCTCGCTTGCAGCAA harbors:
- a CDS encoding TolC family outer membrane protein, with the translated sequence MKIRQIVQVLASLGLGSWAAGGMAQTQAQTGMNAQQASEQGAGVQNVVEKVLMTHPEIQARFQDFNSSMEGQNVARGGWRPQVTAQGWIGKEWRSHIKDSPSQDWSRPGWNLQLRQLIFDGFTTSSNIRQLGFEKLAKFYDLRATTESLANDAVAAYLDVQRYREMEKLARENFGTHQTTLSQLRERQQSGVGRGVDMEQASGRLSLAQSNLMTESNNLNDVMQRYRRVVGEYPAATLDPVPDVTGKLPVSGAAKDFGDSLRASPLLLSKQALVQAAEAGQKSAKGAHSPKLELLASTGRDRDQNSPAYWDVQSSRVQLMLTYNLYRGGADEARLRQTIAQGYAAQDVRDYTCRNLQQELSISWNNMARLRQQMPFLQEHVLSTSKVRVAYQQQFKIGQRSLLDVLNTENELFDAQRAMVNAQYDLKKVEYQWLTLSSQILPVLGLAQPHSDSRPEEQQALTLPDDLLRSCKSSVPDTTNLAPVAANNAAGTSGR